Proteins encoded in a region of the Deinococcus radiopugnans ATCC 19172 genome:
- a CDS encoding FtsW/RodA/SpoVE family cell cycle protein, giving the protein MREAFKYDLRFPLVIAALLLVGLMTVSTAALSPRAAPGIFSKQLIGVALAALPLALLWWAGRDRIYAFAPWVYGSALLLQASTFVIGREVNGQRNWIEIGPIQFQPLEILKFAVILMLAVALRAGYRGLRSYLWAFAVFLPAVGLVAVSDIGGALVLSVIFGVMLLAARIPWWHALLAVVLVGAAVPTVVYPHLEPYQQKRLTIFLDPYQDPRGAGYQVIQSTIAVGSGGVQGKGYKQGSQSHNGFLPEAHTDFAFSTWAEEQGLVGGLAVLVLYGLLFWGLAGMAAGSPRLQDQILFAGVLGQVGFQALENIGAALGVLPLTGITLPLISYGLSSLVSTLATLGLAYVVYRDRFEGSI; this is encoded by the coding sequence GTGAGGGAAGCCTTCAAGTACGACCTGCGTTTTCCGCTGGTGATCGCGGCGCTGCTGCTGGTGGGCCTGATGACGGTCAGCACCGCCGCGCTGTCGCCGCGCGCCGCGCCGGGCATTTTTAGCAAGCAGCTGATTGGGGTGGCGCTGGCCGCCCTGCCGCTGGCGCTGCTGTGGTGGGCGGGCCGGGACCGCATCTACGCCTTCGCGCCGTGGGTCTACGGCTCGGCGCTGCTGCTCCAGGCCAGCACCTTTGTGATTGGCCGCGAGGTCAACGGACAGCGCAACTGGATCGAGATCGGCCCCATTCAGTTTCAACCGCTGGAAATCCTGAAATTTGCCGTGATCCTGATGCTGGCCGTGGCCCTGCGCGCCGGGTACCGGGGACTCCGGTCCTACCTGTGGGCCTTTGCCGTCTTCCTGCCGGCCGTGGGGCTGGTGGCCGTGTCGGACATCGGTGGGGCGCTGGTTCTGAGCGTCATCTTCGGGGTGATGCTGCTGGCCGCCCGCATTCCGTGGTGGCACGCGCTGCTGGCGGTGGTTCTGGTGGGCGCCGCCGTGCCCACGGTGGTGTATCCGCATCTGGAGCCGTACCAGCAAAAGCGGCTGACCATCTTCCTCGATCCGTATCAGGACCCGCGCGGGGCCGGGTATCAGGTCATTCAGAGCACCATCGCGGTGGGTTCAGGTGGCGTACAGGGCAAGGGATACAAGCAGGGCAGCCAGTCGCACAACGGCTTCTTGCCCGAGGCGCACACCGATTTTGCCTTCAGCACCTGGGCCGAGGAACAGGGGCTGGTGGGCGGTCTGGCCGTGCTGGTCCTGTACGGGCTGCTGTTCTGGGGGCTGGCGGGGATGGCGGCGGGCTCACCCCGTTTGCAGGACCAGATCCTGTTTGCGGGTGTGCTGGGCCAGGTGGGCTTTCAGGCGCTGGAGAACATCGGGGCGGCGCTGGGCGTGCTGCCGCTGACCGGCATCACGCTGCCGCTGATCAGCTACGGCCTGAGCAGTCTGGTCAGCACCCTGGCGACCCTGGGGCTGGCCTACGTGGTGTACCGGGACCGCTTCGAGGGGTCCATCTGA
- a CDS encoding MFS transporter: MTVAVPAPPAPPPPLRLSGAQLGLIASNFLMWGGFFAVIPLVTVHFAGSPESGGLGWAAASVGLVLGLRQLTQQGLTVLGGAWADRIGPKPLILAGCVLRALGFAWMAFSGTLPVLLASALLAGIGGGLFDAPKNAAITAVTHPAHRSRLFSLTSISGNLGMVTGPLIGAALLGLGFQVAALASASVYLVAAAVMGLTLPHVRPPRRPPGSGMAGLWAAATNVPFRRFTLVLIGYFLLSTQINVAVTLKAIALAGPQATGPLYAVSAGLAVALQYPLLRLAERYLRVRTVLTLAVGTVGLALGLMALASTFGALLLCVGLYSLGTMLVYPTQQTLTARFAPAEQLGSYFGFSAISLGIGGALGSVLGGWLVDMGASLGLPALPWLLLAATGFVTAWGLRWALRDLAPAPR, encoded by the coding sequence GTGACCGTCGCCGTGCCTGCCCCACCCGCCCCGCCGCCACCTCTGCGCCTGTCGGGAGCGCAACTGGGCTTGATCGCGTCAAACTTCCTGATGTGGGGTGGGTTCTTCGCCGTGATTCCGCTGGTCACGGTGCATTTTGCCGGTTCGCCCGAGTCCGGTGGGCTGGGCTGGGCGGCGGCCAGCGTGGGGCTGGTGCTGGGCTTGCGGCAGCTGACGCAGCAGGGCCTGACGGTGCTGGGCGGGGCGTGGGCCGACCGGATAGGCCCCAAGCCGCTGATCCTGGCCGGCTGCGTGCTGCGGGCGCTGGGCTTCGCGTGGATGGCCTTCAGCGGCACGCTTCCAGTGCTGCTGGCCTCGGCGCTGCTGGCGGGAATCGGCGGCGGGCTGTTCGACGCGCCCAAGAACGCGGCGATCACGGCGGTCACCCACCCGGCCCACCGCTCGCGGCTGTTCAGCCTGACCAGCATCTCGGGCAACCTGGGCATGGTGACCGGCCCGCTGATCGGCGCGGCGCTGCTGGGGCTGGGCTTTCAGGTGGCGGCGCTGGCCTCGGCGTCGGTGTATCTGGTGGCCGCCGCCGTGATGGGGCTGACCCTGCCGCATGTGCGCCCGCCACGGCGTCCGCCGGGCAGCGGCATGGCGGGGTTGTGGGCCGCCGCCACCAACGTGCCGTTTCGCCGCTTCACCCTGGTGCTGATCGGCTACTTTCTGCTCAGCACCCAGATCAACGTGGCGGTGACCCTCAAGGCCATCGCGCTGGCCGGGCCACAGGCGACGGGGCCGCTGTACGCGGTGTCGGCGGGGCTGGCGGTGGCGCTGCAGTACCCGCTGCTGCGCCTGGCCGAGCGTTACCTGCGCGTCCGCACGGTGCTGACGCTGGCGGTGGGCACGGTGGGACTGGCGCTGGGCCTGATGGCGCTGGCCTCCACGTTTGGCGCGCTGCTGCTGTGCGTGGGGCTGTACAGCCTGGGCACCATGCTGGTCTACCCCACCCAGCAGACCCTGACCGCCCGTTTTGCGCCTGCCGAGCAACTGGGCAGCTACTTCGGCTTCAGCGCCATCAGCCTCGGGATAGGCGGGGCGCTGGGCAGCGTGCTGGGCGGCTGGCTGGTGGACATGGGGGCGAGCCTGGGCCTGCCCGCCCTGCCGTGGCTGCTGCTGGCGGCCACCGGCTTCGTGACCGCCTGGGGCCTGCGCTGGGCGCTGCGCGATCTGGCCCCCGCCCCACGCTGA
- a CDS encoding S9 family peptidase codes for MPTPEQAPASPAQPPVATREQVIHDIHGEQRPDDYHWLKTRGKADAGVLGYLNDENAHLDAVMSPLRETQATIYHELLSHVQEDDEQPPIQDGDWLYFTRTLEGQAHPVFLRRPVGGGDEQTLLDVNALKEREELDNVWVYVTRASPDGRYWAYLMDKTGQEVWELRVLDTQTGELAEAPLTGLSGWTLAWHAEGRALLYATEDATQRPDRVWRHVLGQPQSADEALFQEADPTFRVSASLSENGETLLIVSAANMAQEWLALDARDATARPTLILPRERGTEVTLTDGGDHWLALTNAGDAEEFKLVRLPKQGAISLQNAAEVLPYTPERYLTGMHLFKEDLLLSGREDGFTRLWVLPRTASPDGQGGYGAARRVDFPEDSYTVRIGGNRVFDTGTARLLYTSLTRPTEHLDLDLNTLDTALVKATPVPNYDPAQHVSEMVWATAPDGERVPVSVVRRRDTALPAPTLLYGYGSYGIPVDPAFSMSRLPLLDRGWVWAIAHIRGGSERGRRWYDAGRLAYKMNTFTDFVAAGEHLREAGLATELVAMGRSAGGLLMGAAVNLRPELWKAAFVGVPFVDVLSTMLDASIPLTTGEYDEWGNPNEPQAYAVMRAYSPYDNLKAGVYPHLFVSTGLNDPRVAYWEPAKYVARLRTLREPGSGVLVLKTNMGAGHGGSSGRYDALNEAAEEYAFALAAVNGELQGE; via the coding sequence ATGCCAACTCCAGAGCAGGCCCCGGCCTCACCGGCGCAGCCGCCCGTTGCCACGCGGGAACAGGTCATCCACGACATCCACGGCGAGCAGCGGCCCGACGACTACCACTGGCTCAAGACGCGCGGCAAGGCCGACGCCGGGGTGCTGGGGTATCTGAACGACGAGAACGCCCATCTGGACGCGGTGATGTCGCCGCTGCGCGAGACGCAGGCCACCATCTACCACGAACTGCTCTCGCACGTGCAGGAGGACGACGAGCAGCCGCCCATTCAGGACGGCGACTGGCTGTACTTCACCCGCACGCTGGAGGGTCAGGCGCACCCGGTGTTTCTGCGCCGCCCGGTGGGCGGGGGCGACGAGCAGACCCTGCTGGACGTGAACGCCCTGAAGGAGCGCGAGGAGCTGGACAACGTGTGGGTGTACGTCACCCGCGCCAGCCCGGACGGACGCTACTGGGCCTACCTGATGGACAAGACCGGGCAGGAGGTCTGGGAACTGCGCGTGCTGGACACCCAGACCGGGGAACTGGCCGAGGCCCCGCTCACCGGCCTCAGCGGCTGGACGCTGGCGTGGCACGCGGAGGGCCGCGCCCTGCTGTACGCCACCGAGGACGCCACCCAGCGCCCCGACCGCGTCTGGCGGCACGTGCTGGGCCAGCCGCAAAGCGCGGACGAAGCCCTGTTTCAGGAGGCCGACCCCACCTTCCGCGTGAGCGCGTCGCTCTCGGAGAATGGGGAGACGCTGCTGATCGTCAGCGCCGCCAACATGGCGCAGGAATGGCTGGCGCTGGACGCCCGCGACGCCACCGCCCGGCCGACGCTGATCCTGCCGCGCGAACGGGGCACCGAGGTCACCCTGACCGACGGCGGCGACCACTGGCTGGCCCTGACCAACGCCGGGGACGCGGAGGAGTTCAAGCTGGTGCGGCTGCCCAAGCAGGGGGCGATCAGTCTCCAGAACGCCGCCGAGGTGCTGCCCTACACCCCCGAGCGTTACCTGACCGGAATGCACCTGTTCAAGGAGGATCTACTGCTGTCCGGGCGCGAGGACGGCTTCACGCGCCTGTGGGTGCTGCCGCGCACGGCCAGCCCCGACGGACAGGGCGGCTACGGCGCGGCCCGCCGGGTGGATTTTCCGGAAGACAGTTACACCGTCCGCATCGGCGGCAACCGGGTCTTCGACACCGGGACGGCCCGCCTCCTCTACACCAGCCTGACCCGCCCCACCGAACATCTGGATCTCGATCTGAACACGCTGGATACAGCGCTGGTCAAGGCCACGCCTGTGCCCAACTACGATCCCGCCCAGCACGTCTCCGAGATGGTCTGGGCCACCGCCCCCGACGGCGAGCGGGTGCCGGTGAGCGTGGTGCGCCGCCGCGACACCGCCCTGCCCGCGCCGACGCTGCTGTACGGCTACGGCAGCTACGGCATTCCGGTGGATCCGGCGTTTTCCATGTCCCGCCTGCCGCTGCTGGACCGGGGCTGGGTGTGGGCCATCGCCCACATCCGGGGCGGCTCGGAGCGCGGGCGGCGCTGGTACGACGCGGGCCGCCTGGCATATAAAATGAACACCTTCACCGACTTCGTGGCGGCGGGCGAACACCTGCGGGAAGCGGGCCTGGCGACCGAGTTGGTGGCGATGGGCCGCAGCGCGGGCGGGTTGCTGATGGGCGCGGCTGTTAACCTGCGTCCAGAGTTGTGGAAGGCGGCCTTCGTGGGCGTGCCGTTCGTGGACGTGCTGAGCACCATGCTGGACGCCAGCATCCCGCTGACCACCGGGGAATACGACGAGTGGGGCAATCCCAACGAGCCGCAGGCCTACGCTGTCATGCGCGCCTACAGCCCCTACGACAACCTGAAGGCGGGCGTGTACCCGCACCTGTTCGTGTCTACCGGGCTGAACGACCCGCGCGTGGCGTACTGGGAACCGGCCAAGTACGTGGCGCGGCTGCGGACGCTGAGGGAGCCGGGCAGCGGCGTGCTGGTGCTGAAGACCAACATGGGCGCGGGCCACGGCGGCAGCAGCGGGCGCTACGACGCCCTGAACGAGGCGGCCGAGGAATACGCCTTCGCGCTGGCGGCGGTGAACGGAGAATTGCAGGGCGAATGA